One Arachis hypogaea cultivar Tifrunner chromosome 2, arahy.Tifrunner.gnm2.J5K5, whole genome shotgun sequence genomic window, TTTCAATGTGTGTGGTAGCTTTGATTAAGTGTCTGCCTAAATGGAGTTATTCCTACTTAGTCAAAGGACTAAAATGAACATTACCTCCTTGTTATtcacatataattttatatatttgatgCATCTTAATATTGATTAGTAATTTAGAATATAAGCTTCTCTATTCAATTAAGTTACTCAACTTCCCTTGAAATTTGATTATGCAAGGTCCATGCCTAAGCAAAGTGGGCACTACTGTTTCTTTTATCTAGTGATGGCACTACtgtttcttttatctctttttcgTTCTTATCTTTTCGGTGGGTTTGGTATGAATGTGAATATgatctttgcttcttttttttctctcttggtTCTTCAGGAATCCGACAATATCAGAGGTACTCTGCAGTTCTAATctgatcaaggcactcattttATGTGAACTGTTTCAAACACTTCTAAAACTCTACAGATTTGTGTTAGTTCCATTTTTCTTGAAGGTGAGGATATAAATATGAGCATTTCACATGCTGCTGATTCTATTGGTTTGAAAGAGATACCAAGATATGAAGTTAAAATTATTGAGGAGGATGACTGGATGAAAGGAGCTCAGGTCAGTTTGCTTCTTTTCTAGATCAATATCATGAAGTTGTTCTTGTGTTGCTTTAGAAGATTGATCTAATATCTACGCAACTTCCTTGCTATTGAAGTTCTGCATTATTATGCTATATTCACATTTCTTCAGCCATCTAGTCTCTGTTCTATGATATTTGGCAAAGTTTTTCATGAGAAAAATGTCTTGGTATGCCTTTCACTCGAAGCCAGAGTAGCTGAAATTTTTGGGTGTATCTTCTAGTGTTTCTATTCAAATCAATTTTGGAAGGGCATGAGTGAAAATCAGACAGGTTCATCTTTTATGAACTAGAAATCGAGTCAATGAGGCAATGATGCTCTTTATGAAATCGAGTTAGTCCTGTGTTCTAGCTGTTAAATACTAACTGCTAATTATTTGGTTTCTGTTTAATAGCTATTAAATTTACTGCGTTCTTTACTTAGCATTCTTATTCGGGGAATgatcacttattcatattatggAAAACTGTCAGTGCGAGAATGCCTTTGGTGTACAGTAGAGTTCATTTTCATTCTTACTTTGTTTCCTTGAACATCTCTGTGTGAAAAGCTAAATATTATAACCGTCTCTATCATATTCACATATTTTAACTGTCTTTTTTTGGTTAATTGACAGAACATATGTCAGATATGAATTTTCAGAGACATTTTGATATGACATGTTCTGTACTTATTGGGTCTtatatagggtttagggtttaattaTTAAGTTAGTATGAAAGAGCATATTATTGATGTAATAGAATCAGTTGAGAAATTAATCAAATGAGAGTTCAGGAAAGCAATTCTAGACCTTCTGCAGTTTCATATTCACCAATAATAGACCTTTTGCAGTTTGGTGCTGCCTTTGCCATTGGAGTCGATATAGATTCACAAGCAATTGCATCAGCATCTGAAAATGCTACTCTGAATAACATCAGACCAGACAAGCTGCAACTGCACTTGATTGCAAGCCAAACTTCTTCATCCTGCAGGGATGACTGGCCATCTAGAGTTGTCGAGGGAGAAAATGCTTTCGAGATAGACACAGTCATTCACAAGGATAAATATGATGTGGTCATCGCAAACATACTTTTAAATCCTCTGTTAAATCTTGCTGATCAAATTATCTTTTCTACAAAGCCTGGAGCAATTATTGGTCTCTCGGGAATCTTAAGTGAACAGGTAGTTTAAATGTTCAATTAATTCTCATTATCGATTTTCTTTATTCGGAATGCAGCTATCTCTTTGCTGCCAAATGCATATTCTTGTTGGTGGAACTGCTTCGAATCACATTCTCCTCCTAAATTCATCTCCTTTGTTCCTTATGCAGGTCCAGAACTTATTACAAAAATATTCACTATTCTTAGAAGGCATAGAAGTGTCGAAAATGGATGACTGGGCCTGTGTGagtggcagaaaaagaaagaatatagATATCTGCTGATTCGTTGCTGTAGATGCTTGGTTTAGGGGTTTAACTTttctcatccaatcattctttgCCGTTTTAATGCCACCCAGAATGTTTTACAAGAAGCAGCATGTTGATGATATACTAggaattatagttgatgatcaatacattttgtttttgttttgaattatatatattgacttgcttgtttatagtacttttcttttagtttgataatacgatgaaatttgtttattttttgaaatattataaatattcaaatataaattagataaaaaattgtattaaatttatatttattgtgtatgaaaataagtttattttgtaattagaaaaaaaaaatttttaccttacagacggattttctgtctgtaatcagagtatgagatgatttttcaaagtttaaattacagacgaaaaatctgttggaaaatccgtctgtaattacagacgaaaaattcatcgaaaaatccgtctgtaattacagacggaaaatctgtctgaaaatctatctgtaattacagacggaaaatccgtcagaaaatccgtctgtaattacagacggaaaatccgtcgaaaagttCGTCGGCTTcgggaaatggatggagaatttacagagggaaaatccgtcggtaactggtaaaaatccgtctgtaattttccgacggaaaaaaatccgtcggtaaataatttccgacggggcttttacagagggacaaaatccgtcggtaaccaaaaattcgtctgtaataagGACTAAATCTGTCtataaatctgtctgtaataactagttttctagtagtgagcataatttgttattataattaatattcgtattgcccacaaataaattaaaaaattaaaattatttcgtAACATACTCCCCAATCAAAATAACTCTGTTCTCAAGattggtaaaaaagaaaaaaaattctttaaatcCTAAGTACAATTACTCCTAATTATAATTATCAAAGAAATTAGAAAGTAAATAATTCTAAaacactaattttatttttcttatcctaCTACACAAACATAAAAGCCCCTCTAGAATCTCAAAATCTTATTGGACTAACAAAAATAGGTGAATGCTACCCAAccctctctaaaataacatgtaagttatctTTTatgatgtgttaaattttaattggtCATTTTCTTAACCATAGTttggttatttttgtaatttattatttgagatggttaatggtataattttttaaaatatcaaaatctcaCCCCGTTAATTGAAGCACATTTTCACTCCTCAATTCTTTCTTCATCGCGTAGCTTCGGCCTTCCAAGTATCGCCGTCATCTTGACAAGAAGCGCCGTCGTCGTCGTCATTACTGCACTCTTGCGCAATCTCTCTTTTTTCAGTGCATCATTTCTTAACTATGTTGTTAAATTCCCGTCTTTCCTAGTATAGCCAGCGCCGATGCCATCGCTATCTCCGCTGTCTTCTCACTCGATCCCTCTTTTTAACGTGGATCACTTCTTACtaacataattaatggttagtttggttattaaattttttttattaaaaaatatatatttatttaatataataaagtaaatTTATCTAGAgtacttaaaatataattaaaatcatgaacatataaatataatagtaaaatttgtattctaaacaagtaaacatatgctttatcatacataaattattttaaaaaattgaataaattattaaaattaataacaaaaatttaaaatgataaaatctaacttttgattgtattttttataatattttattcttttaatttttaatttattagtactttattatttaattaatgattaaacaaattcttttatgaaaaattattttttgtattatcttaaaaaagagatcaatataacagtttaaaagataacgtaaaaataatattttaaataaaaatatctaatattaaaatttttaaatacaaaaataaattgtataaatatttaacagataaatatgaaataaatgtctaaaataaataaaacatataaatagaaGTACTCTTGAAAAAtagagaattatttttgtctgttttatttattttaggcatgtatttcatatttatctcttaaatatctatacaatttatttttatatttaaaaattttaatattaattattttttatttaaaatattatttttacgttattttttaaactgttatattagtctcttttttaaaataatacaaaaaataatttttcataaaaataatttgtttaattattaagtaaataataaagtactaataaattacaatttaaaagaataaaaatactataaaaaatacttgtaaaaaagttgaattttatcattttaaacttgtgttattaattttaatcatttattcattttttaaaataatttatgtatgataaaagatatgtttatttgtttaaaatacaaattttattattatatttatatattcctgattttaattatacttttaagtactctaaatagatttattatattataatatattatattatattatattttacattcgAGTATATGTTCTatcacgtaattaaataaagatatatttttttaataaaaaaatttaataaccaaactaaccaTTAATTGCGTTGATAAGGAGTGATCAACAACAGAAAAAGGAATCGAATGAGAGGATAGGAGATAGCGATAAGGTTAGCACCGACTATATTGGAAAGGATGGCAAAGTTATGGACCACGAGAATTTAACGACGTCGTTAAGAGATGATAAGGACGACGTTGGCGCTTCTTTTCACGACGACCATGATTAGAAGGAGGGAAGCTACGCGATGAAGAAAGAATGGAGGAGTGGAAATGTGTTTCAATTAACGAAAGTGgggttttgatattttaaaaaattatatcattacccatctcaaataataaattacaaaataatttaactatGGTTAAGATGATGACtaattaaaatttgacacatcataaagagtaacttacatgttattttagaggggaTTGAGTAGAATTTATCACAAAAATATTGTTTAAAGATTCAGATAAAAAAATGTGTTACGACAAATTTATTGAAAAGTTGAACTTGTTCAATAAAGTAGTAATTTTCAACCCAATTGTTATTTCTAAAGTAAGATAGACCAATTAGTAAGGAAAAATCAATTTGGGCCAAATTAAATGAACCCATCAAACCATGGCTTCCTCTTTTAGTATTGTACCCATCTACGCAAATCAAAAGCTACCTCTTGCTATAACTTGACACCAGCGCCGTATCCGTAGTCGTCGCCACCCTTTTTTTAGTCGTGCAACGTTGGCCACTGGCATCAACATGCACTGTTTGTCACCTCCCTGTTATTGGTGTCTTGATTACATAGTGGTACCATGGTGGTTGTGATTGCACTGTCGCGGTTCTAGGAAAACGTCATCGCCATGAGCGCCAGTGATATAGCCACTATCAGAGAAGCACAACGAAGCCAACCTCTATGAAAATTTCTGTCAAAATTCAACACTATTGTTCGTTGCTCATGGTGACAAAGACAATATTGTTTTGATGGGGAGAGTATTGTTACAACCCAACTAATGTTGGACCTCTTAATTAGCTGGTTAGTCCATTAGAAGTTGTTAGGAATATAATTAAGAGTATTGAGTTATTATATggagcaaggttctgaaaatcgaatcgATTATCAAACCGCTCTAACTATTAACCTGATTTACATACTCACTTCCTTTAATACAGCAGTTTACGCAAAAAGGGACAAGGCAGGATGGATGGGCTAGtttgaaaaaggattttagaGTTGCTAGGGTAAGACCAGAAAGATATCTTAATGCCTTCTTTTTTTCTCATTGGAATTATTTTACCAAAGGAAAGAATCATTATCTTCTATTAGCAGAAATCTAAGTATTGGACTGCACGGAATGTGTTCGAGATACCATAAGGCCCCAATATTTCAACAGCACCTTTATCTAAAGTTTCGAATGAGACTTTATATCCGAAACGCAGGAACAATCTGAATAGAAAGTCATTTACTGATTTATTGGTTCAATCAAaagaattattttataataaaataataaataaaatataaaaaattacactaaaatataattatagtttaatataaaatttaaaatataatccaAATTAATACCACTACCGCAAGTGACGAACAGCCACGTGGTGGCAGCACTAAATTCTGACAGAGATTTGtgatggaattgagttacttctATAATGAAAGATTCTCAACAAAAACACCAATGTTAAAACTTTCGTTTTTGAGAtaggaaaaaattttaaattaaactaagTTTAATaccaatttattaattttttcataatctatattataatttaaatacttttttttttgtttttcaccttTTTTTAAATCCGATagattaatgtatttttttatcgcgaatcaaaattttatttaaaggttTGTCGCTCACTTTAaatactcttatttatatttttaataatcactaagtagcgtttgttttcaggtactgagacagagactgagaaactgagactcagtatcgtgtttgttagttcagagactggtactaaaatttctgtctctgtctccaaaatttcagtatttcagtacctccaaaaagtagggacataggggactgaaatttttagagatggagactgaaactttaataaaattttatacctaaaatactttcatttcaattaattaattccaattttaccctttatggaaattaaattagagtttcattcttgtttcaattcctgtctttcattttgcaccaaacagaatactgagatttgttTCAATCCCTATCTCTTAatttctgtctctcagtctcagtctttctgtctctgtctctccaccaaacgctacctaatggactaactaactaattaagcgGTCCAATATTAATGAGGTGAGGTCCTAACAAATGATGTATAAAAAATGATATTGGTGACAAAATAATTGATACAGTTACTAAGTAACGTATTTGAATTTTATAGGAACTTGGGTTCAAAATTTGCTTTTAGAGCAATAATTTTGGTACGTAACATTAATAGTCGCCAATCGGACCATGTTTATGAGTTGTGGAAGTAGATATATAATAAAGTATTTAGTAGTTAGTTCagtagtccgcttaagcaagtgtcgggggttcgaatcctgccttgtgcatgcagcaacttaTTTGCTAGCGACAaatccttaaatggagctcagtaccacGACAGATTAATCTTTGACCTATCAGGTTGGAGGataccgtaaaaaaaaaaaaaaaaaaaaaaagtatacgcACATATAGCAGCCGGATGAATAATAACGGAGTATATAAAGTGgactaattatattatttatgtctGCATTATGCTGATGAATGAAGATACATTCATCTCTCTTGTTAGACTTGTATTATCAATGGCAGCTAATTAATGCTTGCTGATGAGTGatgacacacatatatatatagccGCCATTAATATTTCACTTGTTAAGCACTTCCAATATCGTCGTACGGTGgtagatatatatatatcagtTGAAAGGTACCTAACCCCTGTATTTATATccttttttttagaaatattatttatcttttaaaatattattttttaaataacctttaaatttaattatttaattataataaatttttaattttttaaaaaaccttactattaagtttttatttttttaaataaaaaatttaatacactAAAATAGAACATCAATAAAAAAGTacagataaaataaattaatttttaatcatctTTGACAATacctcttaaataaatataaaataattataccatttaaactataatttattggtaattgaattttagttttactcaaattattttttaaatttatattttaaattaaaaaatattaaatctgtttaaatatatttattttaattttttttaaaattagtgtaatAAAATACTGTTTAAAGGATACATAGTCATACTGTTTTTTTCTCTGAGTAAATTATCAAAAAGTATCAAAAGTTTAgattactaataaaaaaattttaaaaaatactaacaataaataaatttctaaaaaatttaaaaataccacagaaaaactaatattatatattttaatatatattttatataaataattaatttgtagataaatttatatatatatatataaaataattaattatttaattgtttattatgtcatgaaaaaataattaacttttaaatttattatttaaaaatttatttattaaacacGTAGTTTTGATTAAATAATTGTACaatacttttttaaatatataaaaattaaaattttatatatatcattccctttttattattgttattgtataTTTCATTTTTCCCAacatattaaaaagtaaaatggACACTCAAGTCTAGCGTTTTCACGTCCAATAATAtttaagcaactaaaaataactaTTAACAATATTTTCCATCACTCTTTATAATCTAAAACCAATTAATTGGAATTCCAGTTACAACCGCATTAGAGCTCTTTCCGGTCACCGGAACTCCTTGCGCCGGCAACCCATTTATCGCCGGCGGCAACAACGACGAAATCTCCGGCATTTTGACCCTTACAGAAATATTTATAACCCCATTTCTGTTAACCTTGCTATCCCATAACCTATAACTCAAAAATTGAACTTGATTTTGAGGGACAAACCCTCCTACTATATCCGAAACCGGTATCATTGCAATTCCAACACTCTTAATCCCCATTGTTGCTTTGCAATTCACCTCCAAAGTTATAAACCTTGCATGCAATGGAACTTCCATGACAACCTTCTCGTTCCATGAAGGGTAGCTTCCGCCTTCGCCGTTCACCTTCGTCGTCCTCACTTCGCCGTTTCCATCGGTTTGAATCTTCACAAAAACGTTTTTCTTTATTGATGTTTTGTTCGTTCTAAGATTCTCTGCTGATAAGATAGTAATCTCAAAACTCCGTGACGACATATTAGATTGAAAAATATGTTCCAAAGCTTTTGGAGCTTATTGATGAGAGGAATATGAATATAGGATGTGTAGAGAGAAGTGAAGGAAGTTTTGGAATGAAAGATTGGAAGGTGAAGAAGATTTCTTATATAGCGTTTGGTTTGGAAGCTtgaaagaaaggaggaagaaacaaATAGGTTGTTTCGTTAACTTTGGCCGTTAAAACTTAAACGATGACGGCGCGTGGTTTTGGAAAGTCAACTATGGAAACAAAGAATTTGTAGGCGACTCTTCACCGAAATGAAATTCTCATTTACTTGTTCTTAAATTACACTAAAGATTATTTTTATCATGTTggaaatttctttcttttttattttttttatcagacagttgttttattagttttgataGTTGCTTGTTATTTTGTAATATTAGCGTAAAAGAATTTTATGGGTAtttggtttaattttatttttttatatataattaaaaaatactacttatcttttaaaatttaatctttagttaaagatttattattatttaattaatttaaatacctATTTTTGCAATATCAgttgttcaaaaaataaaaaaatatttaaaagatgtcTAGTTActctaatataattaataaaaaaataactatatagaTATTTGCCAAATATATTTGccttatataaatattaaagcacaacttttgtaaaaattaaatttgtaatatATGCCGGTGAGGGATACTTTAAGAATACACTTAATTTTTGACAAGTGTAAATATGGATAGATTATGTAAAAAgcataataacttttttttttatttttttaaaatattttaatttgtcagtaacataaaaaaattcacaATAAAGTTTTTTCCGCTTGCACGTAGAGCACGCAGGTCAATTATTTTTGGGTCTTGCAAAGTAGATTTCCAATCCAACGGTAGAAAAAAGTGTTTTTTGTTGTGTTTTGAAATGAGAATTGTAGGTATTTCTGCAAGCCGAGTCAACTACCGTTGTTGTTGGGGGAACATAGCATGACTTGTTCCTTGTACACACACTACCTCGAAGCTTACTAGCTTTGAGACAAATACTAGATTGCAAGTTTGAGAATGTTTGTTGCGATAGACaaattttggaattttatatGGAGAATGGTTATTTGGAAAATGTGAATGGTGTTTCAAGGATGGTTCCTTGCCTTGGATATGGATTTTGACATAATTGGGTTTATTAGTATTAGACTTAATAATTTGACAAGTGGTTGTTAAGGAGAAAGTACCAACCATTAGATGAATGCACAAGCATTATGATAGCAATTtacacaaaaaacaaaaaaacaataaaaaataattgataagaAATTTCAAGGGAGACTTGGCGAGCATGTTTTGTTCGTTTCAAAGTAAGTTGCATTGAACTCTCATATGGTTAGAGACTTAGTATCATACACACTTCTATTAGGTAAACATATATGGTAAAATGTGACATTGACATATCTTATAAACGTAACATTTACTTCCCCTCTTTAAGTCTTAAACATATATGGTTAGTTTGCATGGTAGTTAGATCTTAGATGCCTGGAAGTGGTTCCCTTAGTAATGCTTGATTGGTTCAGTTTAATAAGTTCGATGCAGCCTCTCCAAGGAAAACAAAAATGCTAGAACAATTTATCAAAGGAAAGAattaatataagtatataactaaTTACCTACATCATCTTCTTATTAGATAATCTCCATCAAGATACATAAGTTAACTCATTGTTGACAGTACTCGATCCTCCCCATGTAGGCTCAATTTGGTTAGAAAATTCGTATGTATACATAACGAGGGAAATGATACTATCACTCATATTTTTTATAAGGACTATGCTACGTGTATACCAAAATCAGCTaccaaagtcagccaccagtataagccaccagtataaaatacatattgaaaataaatt contains:
- the LOC112736169 gene encoding uncharacterized protein isoform X1, which encodes MFSLPRALSYQGASSTRIRQYQSSIFLEGEDINMSISHAADSIGLKEIPRYEVKIIEEDDWMKGAQFGAAFAIGVDIDSQAIASASENATLNNIRPDKLQLHLIASQTSSSCRDDWPSRVVEGENAFEIDTVIHKDKYDVVIANILLNPLLNLADQIIFSTKPGAIIGLSGILSEQVQNLLQKYSLFLEGIEVSKMDDWACVSGRKRKNIDIC
- the LOC112736169 gene encoding uncharacterized protein isoform X2, which translates into the protein MSISHAADSIGLKEIPRYEVKIIEEDDWMKGAQFGAAFAIGVDIDSQAIASASENATLNNIRPDKLQLHLIASQTSSSCRDDWPSRVVEGENAFEIDTVIHKDKYDVVIANILLNPLLNLADQIIFSTKPGAIIGLSGILSEQVQNLLQKYSLFLEGIEVSKMDDWACVSGRKRKNIDIC
- the LOC112736241 gene encoding BON1-associated protein 2; this encodes MSSRSFEITILSAENLRTNKTSIKKNVFVKIQTDGNGEVRTTKVNGEGGSYPSWNEKVVMEVPLHARFITLEVNCKATMGIKSVGIAMIPVSDIVGGFVPQNQVQFLSYRLWDSKVNRNGVINISVRVKMPEISSLLPPAINGLPAQGVPVTGKSSNAVVTGIPINWF